The following are encoded in a window of Drosophila simulans strain w501 chromosome 3L, Prin_Dsim_3.1, whole genome shotgun sequence genomic DNA:
- the LOC6737078 gene encoding uncharacterized protein LOC6737078 isoform X2 yields MEPTCSSSVAELAKYSEDNVETDESKVVEHQEYAEALSMSGESRKRKRWTRRSCCTRQVLSTGAIFIALLLIIGAIYMHLRQKHHLGRLHINLKDRGQVEVLEEDFPMVTVAGVAD; encoded by the exons ATGGAGCCCACGTGCAGCAGCAGTGTGGCGGAACTGGCCAAATACAGCGAGGATAATGTGGAAACGGATGAGTCTAAGGTGGTGGAGCATCAGGAATACGCCGAAGCGCTGTCAATGTCTGGGGAAAGTCGGAAGCGGAAACGATGGACTCGAAGGTCCTGCTGCACTCGCCAAGTCCTGAGTACGGGCGCCATTTTCATCGCCCTGCTGCTCATCATCGGCGCCATTTACATGCACTTAAGACAGAAGCATCATCTGGGCCGACTGCACATCAATCTCAAGGATCGGGGGCAAGTGGAGGTCCTGGAGGAGGACTTTCCCATGGTCACCGTTGCCGGAGTGG CTGACTGA